From Macaca mulatta isolate MMU2019108-1 chromosome 1, T2T-MMU8v2.0, whole genome shotgun sequence, the proteins below share one genomic window:
- the SLC6A9 gene encoding sodium- and chloride-dependent glycine transporter 1 isoform X14: MFPYFIMLIFCGIPLFFMELSFGQFASQGCLGVWRISPMFKGVGYGMMVVSTYIGIYYNVVICIAFYYFFSSMTHVLPWAYCNNPWNTRDCAGVLDASNLTNGSRPATLPSNLSHLLNHSLQRTSPSEEYWRLYVLKLSDDIGNFGEVRLPLLGCLGVSWVVVFLCLIRGVKSSGKVVYFTATFPYVVLTILFVRGVTLEGAFTGIMYYLTPQWDKILEAKVWGDAASQIFYSLGCAWGGLITMASYNKFHNNCYRDSVIISITNCATSVYAGFVIFSILGFMASHLGVDVSRVADHGPGLAFVAYPEALTLLPISPLWSLLFFFMLILLGLGTQFCLLETLVTAIVDEVGNEWILQKKTYVTLGVAVAGFLLGIPLTSQAGIYWLLLMDNYAASFSLVVISCIMCVAIMYIYGHRNYFQDIQMMLGFPPPLFFQICWRFVSPAIIFFILVFTVIQYQPITYNHYQYPGWAVAIGFLMALSSVLCIPLYAMFRLCRTDGDTLLQRLKNATKPSRDWGPALLEHRTGRYAPTIIPSPDDGFEVQPLHPDKAQIPIVGSNGSSRLQDSRI, translated from the exons ATGTTCCCCTACTTCATCATGCTCATCTTCTGCGGGATCCCTCTCTTCTTCATGGAGCTCTCCTTCGGCCAGTTTGCGAGCCAGGGGTGCCTGGGGGTCTGGAGGATCAGCCCCATGTTCAAAG GCGTGGGCTATGGTATGATGGTGGTGTCCACCTACATCGGTATCTACTACAACGTGGTCATCTGCATTGCCTTCTACTACTTCTTCTCGTCCATGACGCACGTGCTGCCCTGGGCTTACTGCAATAACCCCTGGAACACGCGTGACTGTGCTGGTGTGCTGGACGCCTCCAACCTCACCAATGGCTCTCGGccagccaccttgcccagcaACCTCTCCCACCTGCTCAACCACAGCCTCCAGAGGACCAGCCCCAGCGAGGAGTACTGGAG GCTGTATGTGCTGAAGCTGTCAGACGACATCGGGAACTTTGGGGAGGTGCGGCTGCCCCTCCTTGGCTGCCTCGGTGTCTCCTGGGTGGTCGTCTTCCTCTGCCTCATCCGAGGGGTCAAGTCTTCAGGGAAA GTGGTGTACTTCACAGCCACGTTCCCCTACGTGGTGCTGACCATTCTGTTTGTCCGCGGAGTGACCCTGGAGGGAGCCTTCACCGGCATCATGTACTACCTAACCCCACAGTGGGACAAGATcctggaggccaag GTGTGGGGTGATGCCGCCTCCCAGATCTTCTACTCACTGGGCTGCGCGTGGGGAGGCCTCATCACCATGGCTTCCTACAACAAGTTCCACAATAACTGTTACCG GGACAGCGTCATCATCAGTATCACCAACTGTGCCACCAGCGTCTATGCGGGCTTCGTCATCTTCTCCATCCTCGGCTTCATGGCCAGTCACCTGGGCGTGGATGTGTCCCGCGTGGCAGACCACGGCCCCGGCCTGGCCTTCGTGGCTTACCCTGAGGCCCTCACACTACTTCCCATCTCCCCGCTGTGGTCTCTGCTCTTCTTCTTCATGCTCATCCTGCTGGGGCTGGGCACTCAG TTCTGCCTCCTGGAGACGCTGGTCACAGCCATTGTGGATGAGGTGGGGAATGAGTGGATCCTGCAGAAAAAGACCTATGTGACCTTGGGTGTGGCTGTGGCTGGCTTCCTGCTGGGCATCCCCCTCACCAGCCAG GCAGGCATCTACTGGCTGCTGCTGATGGACAACTATGCGGCCAGCTTCTCTTTGGTGGTCATCTCCTGCATCATGTGTGTGGCCATCATGTACATCTACG GGCACCGGAACTACTTCCAGGACATCCAGATGATGCTGGGCTTCCCACCGCCCCTCTTCTTTCAGATCTGCTGGCGCTTCGTCTCTCCCGCCATCATCTTC TTTATTCTAGTTTTCACTGTGATCCAGTACCAGCCGATCACCTACAACCACTACCAGTACCCAGGCTGGGCCGTGGCCATTGGCTTCCTCATGGCTCTGTCCTCCGTCCTCTGTATCCCCCTCTACGCCATGTTCCGGCTCTGCCGCACAGACGGGGACACCCTCCTGCAG CGTTTGAAAAATGCCACAAAGCCAAGCAGAGACTGgggccctgccctcctggagcacCGGACTGGGCGCTACGCCCCCACCATAATCCCCTCTCCTGATGACGGCTTCGaggtccagccactgcacccggacaaGGCCCAGATCCCCATTGTGGGCAGTAATGGCTCCAGCCGCCTCCAGGACTCCCGGATATGA
- the SLC6A9 gene encoding sodium- and chloride-dependent glycine transporter 1 isoform X18: MFPYFIMLIFCGIPLFFMELSFGQFASQGCLGVWRISPMFKGVGYGMMVVSTYIGIYYNVVICIAFYYFFSSMTHVLPWAYCNNPWNTRDCAGVLDASNLTNGSRPATLPSNLSHLLNHSLQRTSPSEEYWRLYVLKLSDDIGNFGEVRLPLLGCLGVSWVVVFLCLIRGVKSSGKVVYFTATFPYVVLTILFVRGVTLEGAFTGIMYYLTPQWDKILEAKVWGDAASQIFYSLGCAWGGLITMASYNKFHNNCYRDSVIISITNCATSVYAGFVIFSILGFMASHLGVDVSRVADHGPGLAFVAYPEALTLLPISPLWSLLFFFMLILLGLGTQFCLLETLVTAIVDEVGNEWILQKKTYVTLGVAVAGFLLGIPLTSQAGIYWLLLMDNYAASFSLVVISCIMCVAIMYIYGHRNYFQDIQMMLGFPPPLFFQICWRFVSPAIIFRLKNATKPSRDWGPALLEHRTGRYAPTIIPSPDDGFEVQPLHPDKAQIPIVGSNGSSRLQDSRI, translated from the exons ATGTTCCCCTACTTCATCATGCTCATCTTCTGCGGGATCCCTCTCTTCTTCATGGAGCTCTCCTTCGGCCAGTTTGCGAGCCAGGGGTGCCTGGGGGTCTGGAGGATCAGCCCCATGTTCAAAG GCGTGGGCTATGGTATGATGGTGGTGTCCACCTACATCGGTATCTACTACAACGTGGTCATCTGCATTGCCTTCTACTACTTCTTCTCGTCCATGACGCACGTGCTGCCCTGGGCTTACTGCAATAACCCCTGGAACACGCGTGACTGTGCTGGTGTGCTGGACGCCTCCAACCTCACCAATGGCTCTCGGccagccaccttgcccagcaACCTCTCCCACCTGCTCAACCACAGCCTCCAGAGGACCAGCCCCAGCGAGGAGTACTGGAG GCTGTATGTGCTGAAGCTGTCAGACGACATCGGGAACTTTGGGGAGGTGCGGCTGCCCCTCCTTGGCTGCCTCGGTGTCTCCTGGGTGGTCGTCTTCCTCTGCCTCATCCGAGGGGTCAAGTCTTCAGGGAAA GTGGTGTACTTCACAGCCACGTTCCCCTACGTGGTGCTGACCATTCTGTTTGTCCGCGGAGTGACCCTGGAGGGAGCCTTCACCGGCATCATGTACTACCTAACCCCACAGTGGGACAAGATcctggaggccaag GTGTGGGGTGATGCCGCCTCCCAGATCTTCTACTCACTGGGCTGCGCGTGGGGAGGCCTCATCACCATGGCTTCCTACAACAAGTTCCACAATAACTGTTACCG GGACAGCGTCATCATCAGTATCACCAACTGTGCCACCAGCGTCTATGCGGGCTTCGTCATCTTCTCCATCCTCGGCTTCATGGCCAGTCACCTGGGCGTGGATGTGTCCCGCGTGGCAGACCACGGCCCCGGCCTGGCCTTCGTGGCTTACCCTGAGGCCCTCACACTACTTCCCATCTCCCCGCTGTGGTCTCTGCTCTTCTTCTTCATGCTCATCCTGCTGGGGCTGGGCACTCAG TTCTGCCTCCTGGAGACGCTGGTCACAGCCATTGTGGATGAGGTGGGGAATGAGTGGATCCTGCAGAAAAAGACCTATGTGACCTTGGGTGTGGCTGTGGCTGGCTTCCTGCTGGGCATCCCCCTCACCAGCCAG GCAGGCATCTACTGGCTGCTGCTGATGGACAACTATGCGGCCAGCTTCTCTTTGGTGGTCATCTCCTGCATCATGTGTGTGGCCATCATGTACATCTACG GGCACCGGAACTACTTCCAGGACATCCAGATGATGCTGGGCTTCCCACCGCCCCTCTTCTTTCAGATCTGCTGGCGCTTCGTCTCTCCCGCCATCATCTTC CGTTTGAAAAATGCCACAAAGCCAAGCAGAGACTGgggccctgccctcctggagcacCGGACTGGGCGCTACGCCCCCACCATAATCCCCTCTCCTGATGACGGCTTCGaggtccagccactgcacccggacaaGGCCCAGATCCCCATTGTGGGCAGTAATGGCTCCAGCCGCCTCCAGGACTCCCGGATATGA
- the SLC6A9 gene encoding sodium- and chloride-dependent glycine transporter 1 isoform X17 gives MMVVSTYIGIYYNVVICIAFYYFFSSMTHVLPWAYCNNPWNTRDCAGVLDASNLTNGSRPATLPSNLSHLLNHSLQRTSPSEEYWRLYVLKLSDDIGNFGEVRLPLLGCLGVSWVVVFLCLIRGVKSSGKVVYFTATFPYVVLTILFVRGVTLEGAFTGIMYYLTPQWDKILEAKVWGDAASQIFYSLGCAWGGLITMASYNKFHNNCYRDSVIISITNCATSVYAGFVIFSILGFMASHLGVDVSRVADHGPGLAFVAYPEALTLLPISPLWSLLFFFMLILLGLGTQFCLLETLVTAIVDEVGNEWILQKKTYVTLGVAVAGFLLGIPLTSQAGIYWLLLMDNYAASFSLVVISCIMCVAIMYIYGHRNYFQDIQMMLGFPPPLFFQICWRFVSPAIIFFILVFTVIQYQPITYNHYQYPGWAVAIGFLMALSSVLCIPLYAMFRLCRTDGDTLLQRLKNATKPSRDWGPALLEHRTGRYAPTIIPSPDDGFEVQPLHPDKAQIPIVGSNGSSRLQDSRI, from the exons ATGATGGTGGTGTCCACCTACATCGGTATCTACTACAACGTGGTCATCTGCATTGCCTTCTACTACTTCTTCTCGTCCATGACGCACGTGCTGCCCTGGGCTTACTGCAATAACCCCTGGAACACGCGTGACTGTGCTGGTGTGCTGGACGCCTCCAACCTCACCAATGGCTCTCGGccagccaccttgcccagcaACCTCTCCCACCTGCTCAACCACAGCCTCCAGAGGACCAGCCCCAGCGAGGAGTACTGGAG GCTGTATGTGCTGAAGCTGTCAGACGACATCGGGAACTTTGGGGAGGTGCGGCTGCCCCTCCTTGGCTGCCTCGGTGTCTCCTGGGTGGTCGTCTTCCTCTGCCTCATCCGAGGGGTCAAGTCTTCAGGGAAA GTGGTGTACTTCACAGCCACGTTCCCCTACGTGGTGCTGACCATTCTGTTTGTCCGCGGAGTGACCCTGGAGGGAGCCTTCACCGGCATCATGTACTACCTAACCCCACAGTGGGACAAGATcctggaggccaag GTGTGGGGTGATGCCGCCTCCCAGATCTTCTACTCACTGGGCTGCGCGTGGGGAGGCCTCATCACCATGGCTTCCTACAACAAGTTCCACAATAACTGTTACCG GGACAGCGTCATCATCAGTATCACCAACTGTGCCACCAGCGTCTATGCGGGCTTCGTCATCTTCTCCATCCTCGGCTTCATGGCCAGTCACCTGGGCGTGGATGTGTCCCGCGTGGCAGACCACGGCCCCGGCCTGGCCTTCGTGGCTTACCCTGAGGCCCTCACACTACTTCCCATCTCCCCGCTGTGGTCTCTGCTCTTCTTCTTCATGCTCATCCTGCTGGGGCTGGGCACTCAG TTCTGCCTCCTGGAGACGCTGGTCACAGCCATTGTGGATGAGGTGGGGAATGAGTGGATCCTGCAGAAAAAGACCTATGTGACCTTGGGTGTGGCTGTGGCTGGCTTCCTGCTGGGCATCCCCCTCACCAGCCAG GCAGGCATCTACTGGCTGCTGCTGATGGACAACTATGCGGCCAGCTTCTCTTTGGTGGTCATCTCCTGCATCATGTGTGTGGCCATCATGTACATCTACG GGCACCGGAACTACTTCCAGGACATCCAGATGATGCTGGGCTTCCCACCGCCCCTCTTCTTTCAGATCTGCTGGCGCTTCGTCTCTCCCGCCATCATCTTC TTTATTCTAGTTTTCACTGTGATCCAGTACCAGCCGATCACCTACAACCACTACCAGTACCCAGGCTGGGCCGTGGCCATTGGCTTCCTCATGGCTCTGTCCTCCGTCCTCTGTATCCCCCTCTACGCCATGTTCCGGCTCTGCCGCACAGACGGGGACACCCTCCTGCAG CGTTTGAAAAATGCCACAAAGCCAAGCAGAGACTGgggccctgccctcctggagcacCGGACTGGGCGCTACGCCCCCACCATAATCCCCTCTCCTGATGACGGCTTCGaggtccagccactgcacccggacaaGGCCCAGATCCCCATTGTGGGCAGTAATGGCTCCAGCCGCCTCCAGGACTCCCGGATATGA
- the SLC6A9 gene encoding sodium- and chloride-dependent glycine transporter 1 isoform X19, whose translation MMVVSTYIGIYYNVVICIAFYYFFSSMTHVLPWAYCNNPWNTRDCAGVLDASNLTNGSRPATLPSNLSHLLNHSLQRTSPSEEYWRLYVLKLSDDIGNFGEVRLPLLGCLGVSWVVVFLCLIRGVKSSGKVVYFTATFPYVVLTILFVRGVTLEGAFTGIMYYLTPQWDKILEAKVWGDAASQIFYSLGCAWGGLITMASYNKFHNNCYRDSVIISITNCATSVYAGFVIFSILGFMASHLGVDVSRVADHGPGLAFVAYPEALTLLPISPLWSLLFFFMLILLGLGTQFCLLETLVTAIVDEVGNEWILQKKTYVTLGVAVAGFLLGIPLTSQAGIYWLLLMDNYAASFSLVVISCIMCVAIMYIYGHRNYFQDIQMMLGFPPPLFFQICWRFVSPAIIFRLKNATKPSRDWGPALLEHRTGRYAPTIIPSPDDGFEVQPLHPDKAQIPIVGSNGSSRLQDSRI comes from the exons ATGATGGTGGTGTCCACCTACATCGGTATCTACTACAACGTGGTCATCTGCATTGCCTTCTACTACTTCTTCTCGTCCATGACGCACGTGCTGCCCTGGGCTTACTGCAATAACCCCTGGAACACGCGTGACTGTGCTGGTGTGCTGGACGCCTCCAACCTCACCAATGGCTCTCGGccagccaccttgcccagcaACCTCTCCCACCTGCTCAACCACAGCCTCCAGAGGACCAGCCCCAGCGAGGAGTACTGGAG GCTGTATGTGCTGAAGCTGTCAGACGACATCGGGAACTTTGGGGAGGTGCGGCTGCCCCTCCTTGGCTGCCTCGGTGTCTCCTGGGTGGTCGTCTTCCTCTGCCTCATCCGAGGGGTCAAGTCTTCAGGGAAA GTGGTGTACTTCACAGCCACGTTCCCCTACGTGGTGCTGACCATTCTGTTTGTCCGCGGAGTGACCCTGGAGGGAGCCTTCACCGGCATCATGTACTACCTAACCCCACAGTGGGACAAGATcctggaggccaag GTGTGGGGTGATGCCGCCTCCCAGATCTTCTACTCACTGGGCTGCGCGTGGGGAGGCCTCATCACCATGGCTTCCTACAACAAGTTCCACAATAACTGTTACCG GGACAGCGTCATCATCAGTATCACCAACTGTGCCACCAGCGTCTATGCGGGCTTCGTCATCTTCTCCATCCTCGGCTTCATGGCCAGTCACCTGGGCGTGGATGTGTCCCGCGTGGCAGACCACGGCCCCGGCCTGGCCTTCGTGGCTTACCCTGAGGCCCTCACACTACTTCCCATCTCCCCGCTGTGGTCTCTGCTCTTCTTCTTCATGCTCATCCTGCTGGGGCTGGGCACTCAG TTCTGCCTCCTGGAGACGCTGGTCACAGCCATTGTGGATGAGGTGGGGAATGAGTGGATCCTGCAGAAAAAGACCTATGTGACCTTGGGTGTGGCTGTGGCTGGCTTCCTGCTGGGCATCCCCCTCACCAGCCAG GCAGGCATCTACTGGCTGCTGCTGATGGACAACTATGCGGCCAGCTTCTCTTTGGTGGTCATCTCCTGCATCATGTGTGTGGCCATCATGTACATCTACG GGCACCGGAACTACTTCCAGGACATCCAGATGATGCTGGGCTTCCCACCGCCCCTCTTCTTTCAGATCTGCTGGCGCTTCGTCTCTCCCGCCATCATCTTC CGTTTGAAAAATGCCACAAAGCCAAGCAGAGACTGgggccctgccctcctggagcacCGGACTGGGCGCTACGCCCCCACCATAATCCCCTCTCCTGATGACGGCTTCGaggtccagccactgcacccggacaaGGCCCAGATCCCCATTGTGGGCAGTAATGGCTCCAGCCGCCTCCAGGACTCCCGGATATGA